Part of the Methanomassiliicoccus luminyensis B10 genome is shown below.
CGTAACGGTTGGAGAAATAGATATCGAACTAGGGCGAGACAGCAGGGGTTGCGCAATTGACTTCAGATGATTGACATTGATACATCATTGGCTTTGTTGAAAGTAGAAAAAGGTTCATCGAGCTGGCCTTTATAGCCAGTTCGTCAAGGAACATGCGATTGTATGCTTCATCGACGTTGGTGAACGCAGGGCAGCTCGCGAGCGGCAGTATGCCGTGTACGGCCGCAAGGCCCATTTGCATGCCCTCATGCCATAAGGCGCACTATTGCTTGACGAGACACATAGCTCCATCGACCATTGGATGATATCTAGTCGATCCCCATCTTTGGCAGTCGGACGATACGATATTAGTTGCCTCGCCGTTTTCGATTCGATCAGGAAAGGAACATCATGGAACATTATGATGTCATCGTTGTCGGGGGAGGACCGGCCGGGTCATCGGTTGCCAGTCGGCTCAGGATCGATGGCCCCATCAAGAATGTCCTGCTGATCGAATGCAGGGAGAAGGACGACTTCGGTAGATACCATGAGATGTGCGGGGAGGGCGTTAGTTTAAAGTGCCTGACCGAGGCGCACGTCGATAGCTCCGAGCTCATCAAGAACTATATTAGTGGAGCTGTGGAGCGTTGGCCCGGCGGGATCACTTTAAGCGCTAACATGGACGGAGCGGTCATCGACAGGAGCAAGCTGATAGCCGCGCTCCGAGCACCATTCCTGGCAATGGGTGGAGAGGCAAGGACGGGGAGGGTCCATTCGGTCCGTCGTTCGGGCAAGGGATATATAGTGAGCTGCGGTGAAGAAGACATCCATTGCGACTATCTGGTGGGGGCTGATGGCGCCCACTCCGTCGTCCGTCGAGATCTTTTCGAGATCGAACCGCCGGTCTACATGAACGTTGTACAATATGTCGTCGATCGATCGATGGAGAACCGATTCTTTTTCTTCTTTGATGAGCGGTACAAGGGCAAGTACCGATGGGAATTCCCGTCCGGGAATCATACCAAAGTGGGATTTCCACTGGGGCCCGATCCACCTCCTTGTGAGGTATTGCAAAAACAGAACCGGACCATTCCCATCGGCCCGCTGGAACGGATTGTTAAGGGGCGAGCCTGCTTGGTATGGGACGCTGCTTCGCAAGCTAACC
Proteins encoded:
- a CDS encoding NAD(P)/FAD-dependent oxidoreductase, which encodes MEHYDVIVVGGGPAGSSVASRLRIDGPIKNVLLIECREKDDFGRYHEMCGEGVSLKCLTEAHVDSSELIKNYISGAVERWPGGITLSANMDGAVIDRSKLIAALRAPFLAMGGEARTGRVHSVRRSGKGYIVSCGEEDIHCDYLVGADGAHSVVRRDLFEIEPPVYMNVVQYVVDRSMENRFFFFFDERYKGKYRWEFPSGNHTKVGFPLGPDPPPCEVLQKQNRTIPIGPLERIVKGRACLVWDAASQANPVTFGGIMNGLTAGRMAAEAIMNENLELYQNNWPQSPLADPCFYETYQLMRAMPNDMMRGLVEPFRYGPNMTAIMRELMNNQGFRPFYRSHVRKLEHGW